Proteins found in one Pongo pygmaeus isolate AG05252 chromosome 8, NHGRI_mPonPyg2-v2.0_pri, whole genome shotgun sequence genomic segment:
- the NANOS1 gene encoding nanos homolog 1 translates to MEAFPWAPRSPRRGRAPPPMALVPSARYVSAPGPAHPQPFSSWNDYLGLATLITKAVDGEPRFGCARGGNGGGGGSPPSSSSSSCCSPHAGAGPGALGPALGPPDYDEDDDDDDDSDEPGSRGRYLGSALELRALELCAGPAEAGLLEERFAELSPFAGRAAAVLLGCAPAAAAAAATTSEATPREERAPAWAAEPRLHAASGAAAARLLKPELQVCVFCRNNKEAMALYTTHILKGPDGRVLCPVLRRYTCPLCGASGDNAHTIKYCPLSKVPPPPARPPPRSARDGPPGKKLR, encoded by the coding sequence ATGGAGGCTTTCCCTTGGGCGCCCCGCTCGCCCCGCCGCGGCCGCGCCCCCCCGCCCATGGCGCTCGTGCCCAGCGCCCGCTACGTGAGCGCCCCGGGCCCGGCGCACCCGCAGCCCTTCAGCTCCTGGAACGACTACCTGGGGCTCGCCACACTCATCACCAAAGCGGTGGACGGCGAGCCGCGCTTCGGCTGCGCCCGCGGTGGgaacggcggcggcggcggctccccgccctcctcctcctcgtcgTCCTGCTGCTCCCCCCACGCGGGGGCCGGGCCTGGGGCGCTGGGGCCGGCGCTGGGGCCGCCCGACTACGACgaggacgacgacgacgacgacgacagCGACGAGCCGGGGTCCCGGGGCCGCTACCTGGGGAGCGCGCTGGAGCTGCGCGCACTGGAGCTGTGCGCGGGCCCCGCCGAGGCCGGGCTGCTAGAGGAGCGCTTCGCCGAGCTGAGCCCGTTCGCGGGTCGTGCCGCCGCCGTGCTGCTGGGCTGCGcgcctgccgccgccgccgccgccgccactaCCAGCGAGGCGACGCCGCGCGAGGAGCGGGCCCCGGCGTGGGCGGCCGAGCCCCGGCTGCACGCGGCCTCCGGGGCGGCGGCCGCCCGGCTGCTTAAGCCCGAGCTGCAGGTGTGCGTGTTCTGCCGGAACAACAAGGAGGCGATGGCGCTCTACACCACCCATATCCTCAAGGGCCCCGACGGGCGAGTGCTGTGCCCCGTGCTGCGCCGCTACACGTGTCCCCTGTGCGGCGCCAGCGGCGACAACGCGCACACCATCAAGTACTGCCCGCTCTCCAAAgtgccgccgccgcccgcccgcccgccgcccCGCAGCGCCAGGGACGGCCCGCCTGGCAAGAAGCTGCGCTGA